Within the Miscanthus floridulus cultivar M001 chromosome 17, ASM1932011v1, whole genome shotgun sequence genome, the region TTCATGGGAGTGACGGTGCTTTTGGTGAAGTTGATGGCGAGGCCCGTGGCCGCGGCGAAGCTGTCTAACTCTTTCTTCAGTTGTTGAGCGGAACAAGAGTCTGCTCGGACAACGACAATGGTGTCATCGGCGTATTGGAGCACAGCACATGGCCCGTCGTCGGAGAGGGGGTGCCGGATGGCCCTGTTGTTCTTGATCAGCATCTGAAGGACGTCGGCGACAAGGAGGAACAGGTACGGCGAGAGGGCATCACCCTGCCGCAGCCCTCGTCCACAGGTGATCCATGGTCCTGGCACCCCATTGACCAAAACCGCAGATTTTGATGTTTCAAGCAGGGCCTTCATCCACCGAATCCATTTGTCTGGGAACCCTCGGGCACATAGGATTTGCAGCAAGCTCTCCCAATTGACGGAGTCGAACGCCTTGGCAAAGTCAAGCTTGACGACAAAAGCCTGGCATTAAATTTTCATGTACGTTTCTGTAGACAAGCTAAGTACTGATATACTAAAATCACCAACTTGTATGTTAGAGTGCACTTAACAGAACAATAAAACAAGTTATAAGAACATTACTACTACAATTGGCAAAAGCACAACTTGTGCATCAGTGTACCACCATCCCATTTGCATAGCAGGTGCAATCAAGGTGTGAGGAATTATTACACAACACTACGTTTGGGATTTGGCCAAATGCAGACGTGCAAAACTAGAGTAGGGATGGGATTAGTAACGCGTACTGGTGGCGCCGACGAAGGCGAGGAGGAAGTAGAAACCAAAGAGCGTGAGCCCGGGCGCGGTCTTGGACCTGGTCATGAAGTAGAGGAAGCCCAGGTAGGGGAAGAGCGAGACGGCGAAGAGCTGCGACGCCACGCTCTGGGAGTCCATCGTCGGCGCCCACGGGTCCACGGGCAGCAGCCCGCACCGCACCACCCCCGCTCTCCTCGGCGCCCTTGGCCTCGTGCTGCGGCGAGTGCGCCCAATGCCATAGCCTCCGCCAAAGGTCGCCGCGGGGAGCCGCCGCGACCGTGCGcacgggcacggcggcgcggcgcaGGTGGTAGCCAGCATTTGGGCGTGGTGGGGATCAGGGGGTGGATGCTTTGCCGAGTTTGGGTGGCTCCCGTTGGTCCCCGGATGATGATGCACCTAAATGGAAAGGGCAACAGTAGTCAGGACTCAGGACGAGCCTTTCAGCCCAGTAAAGCTTCAGAGTGGGCCGTGGGTCCATGGGCTGGAAAAAAGCATCACGCGCCGCATCCCTCGTACAGTGTCGTATTCTGATTTTCCTCCTCAATTACCGAGTCGAATTccaataaaaaaaatacaaagtTGAATTTGTAACCAGCTTCAATTTTTGAAAATCGTTTGTTTTTGCACTAAGACGGATTTAGACAACGGTTTTATGTAATGGGATGACACGTCAGCAACACCCCGTCAGTTGTGAGGCGTAAATCAAGACTTCATTGATAGTTGATGTTTAATAAGTGTTAAAATTGTGTCGGTTTAATTTTTTATTGATTTAAGTTTCGTCAGTTATAAAATTGTTAAAAATACTCTAATTTTTTGGTACAgatataatacaaaagaaatcaACTAGATGGCCAGATTCGTCAAGTTTCCATAGTTTGGTGGTCAGCGACGATATTTGATTTTTGAGTTAAAATCGGAATCTCGCAACGATCAAAACGGATTACTCCATTTTTCAAACAACGGACAACCGGATGTGAATGTCCACCCGCCGTGTAGGTGTAGATGTGGTAGATTCGATGGCAGGAGGGAGATAGAGAGATACCGATACGTCCAGATATCGTCCAGCATCACGGCCAACTGCGGTTAACTACTTTCCATAATTGGGTTAGAAACATGTTACTCTCAGTCACCATCTAAACGAGCAAATTGCACGCCAGCGTGCAATTGATGCTCCtcatgtcaaaaaaaaaaaactgtggtGTGGTGGTTGGTGCACTATATCTAGCCATTTTAACCAATTTAATTAATGACGGCACGTCAAATACCACACCATCACAAGCTACTATTGCTCGTTCTTTTCTATATGCCATATTAGCTTGTCAAATATTACTATTTTTGACcatctatttttttaaaaaaaatatatagttTCACAACATATAAGTTACGGAATATATATTATCAAAGTATTTTTATAGCTAAAACATAAATCTTATATcataaatttattttttttaaacgaTGGTCAAAGATATTATTAATTAACATTTGATTTAGGACAAAGGTGGTAGGACGAATCTTTGCGCAGGATCGGCTACGACGCGAAATGCGTTGAGTTGATCTTTCACGGAGCGTCCACGTCCATTCCAGTTCCAGGGTGGAAATTAACTGATTAGCTGAATTGGAACTAGGAGATTCCCAGCTGAATCTAGCGTGATCTAGCTGGCTCGATTATAAACATGGCAGGCAGTAATCGTCAGGGTTCCCGTGGCGCTAGCACGAATAATGGCCGTGGACCGggccgaggaggcggcggcggagcacaAGAAGCcggcggcgcaaccgccgtggccGTGGGACTGCGGGACCCCGCTGTACGACGCGTTCGAGCTCGCGTCGGTGCACCGCGTCCTCGACACCCACCTGATGGCGCTGCCGTTCCCGCGGCCTCCGAGGCGTCCGTGCGACGACGCCGACGACGCGGTGGtcctggccgtggccgtggcgaaGAGGGCGACCGCGCGGAGCCGCCGGCGCAGGCGGAGCGCCGTGGGCGTGGCCAAGGCCGCGACGCGGACGGGCAAGGCGGTGCTGCGCTCCTTCATCTGCGGGTCGGTGGCCTGTGGCCGGAGGCTGTGACTGCGAGGACGCACCAGGAGCCCGCCCGGCGCCCGCCGGTCGTGTTCGCGCGAGCTGCCACAGCTAGCCCGCTGCCTGGTACTGCTACGGCTACGGCGTCCGTGTCGCGCTGCTGGGAGCAGGTGGAGCGGAGCAGGGCGAGCGGGCCGGTTTGGATTGGAATGATTTGGATGGAGATGGTTGGACAAAATGTTACTGTCCATCTTCAAGTTAGATTTCCATTGCCATCGGTTCCTTTTTCTTTCAGACTCGTTTCGTTTTCAGTTCGTCGTGTTGACAGCGTGCGCGATTATGCCGGttagcttcgctgaaaaaaagccGAAATACtctttcggctgatttgttgggagagaaaagcactgttccagctaaaaaaacaagctgaaaaagatggattatatTAATTGTCAGCGAACAGTGACGAAAATACCTCGTAATAGTAATTCTTAACTCATAAGCTACTTTCAGTTCTATGTACACTACACTCCTCCGCAAACTGACGTCTCAAATAAAGTTCAGTGAATCGATCTGCTGCCTACTGCGCGAGCTTGTGTAAGGGCCATTTTGGCGGCCATTTTGGCAGCGGATCGGATTCAGCTCCTCCCAAAATAGCTTCGGAACCGGGGTTTCTCTAAAGTAGCTAAAGCACTTTTCAAAAACGATTAACAAAACGGAGAGGAATCGCTCCACATTCCTGTTGGCTTCAGGGACGGACGAAACCATTTTCACCGGCTCTAATAACTCCGTATGGATTCAATGACACGACAGCCATCTCAAACAGCGGCCGCCGAGCGCTGGTGATGGATGTATGTATACAGCCCAGGTCTTGTCTTCATTCTAGTCGTTCGTTCAATCAGTAGCGCTTCAGACGTTCATTCAGAgaaaaggtccaacaacggtgGTTGGGAGTTGGGAGTTAGGAGCTCAGAAGAACGAGCAGGTGGTATTCAGTATTCACACCGGAGACAGCCATTAGCCCATGGCCGTATACTTAAGGCACTAGCTTCACTTCCGTTTCAAATCATAATTGACTGTACTTTCAGTGGGGGGAAAAAGAGAAAAACTACAGTTTCAGAAGAAATGCAGCTCGCCACTGCTTTTCAGACTGGGTGACGGATGGATCTTGTCATGGGTGGTAGATGGATGCTTGAATTTATCGGTCATAGTACa harbors:
- the LOC136518229 gene encoding uncharacterized protein isoform X2, which translates into the protein MLATTCAAPPCPCARSRRLPAATFGGGYGIGRTRRSTRPRAPRRAGVVRCGLLPVDPWAPTMDSQSVASQLFAVSLFPYLGFLYFMTRSKTAPGLTLFGFYFLLAFVGATTKVHYGTSLSNVDWLHGSAEPLLTLTNLFIVLGLRGALRKLEEEDANGRISEASQDSKEKSSV
- the LOC136518229 gene encoding uncharacterized protein isoform X1, which produces MLATTCAAPPCPCARSRRLPAATFGGGYGIGRTRRSTRPRAPRRAGVVRCGLLPVDPWAPTMDSQSVASQLFAVSLFPYLGFLYFMTRSKTAPGLTLFGFYFLLAFVGATIPAGIYAKVHYGTSLSNVDWLHGSAEPLLTLTNLFIVLGLRGALRKLEEEDANGRISEASQDSKEKSSV